CGCGCGCTGAAGATCCTGGACCTATCTCGCGCCTCGAACACGGCGCGCGAGCGCGCGCAGCGGGAGGCGGACCAGCTCGTGCTGCTTCACCATCCAGCGATCGTCGAGTGCTTCTTGCTCATCATCGAGCCGCGGTTGCAGCTACTCGCGCTCGTACTCGAGCACGTGCGCGGCCGCTCGCTTGCTGATCACGCGGCCGACCCGAGATTGACGCTGGCGCGCCGGCTCGATGTTTTGAAGCGTGTGGCCGAAGCGCTGGCGCATGCGCACGCTTCAGGCGTCGTGCACCGCGACGTCAAGCCACAGAACATTCTCGTCGCCGACGAGTTTTTCGTGCAACCCGACCGACCCGACGCCGTGCGTCTCGTCGACTTTGGTATCGCGGTGTCCACCGGCAACCCGGACCCGCTCACTCGCGCGGACCGGACGATCGGAACTCCAGCATACCTCGCCCCCGAGCAACTCGACCCGCGGACTTGGGGCGAGTACGCCGATGCGCCGTCGCTAGACGTGTTCGCTTGGGGTGTGACGGCTTGGGAGCTCCTGGTTGGCGGACATCCGACCGGACTCGGCGAGGACGCGACGCAGTTGGACTTCGTCGACGCCTACAGACGAGCAAAGCAGGGCGCGGGCGCGCTCACTCTGCCGATCACTCCCTGGACGAAACTGGTCGCACCGGCGCTCGCCCTGGATCCCCGTGATCGGCTTCGCGAAGGCGCCACGCTGTGTCGGCTCATCGCCCAAATCTCGAGCCCGGCCAGAAGTACGACGGAAGAGTCTCCAGAGTCGGCGCCGGCACTGCCGGGGCGGAATCAGGCTGTCCGCGGGGGCGCTTCGCACGCGAGCACGACCGCTGGTGTGGCGAACGTCGGGCAACGGCTCCAAGCACGACCTCGAGGCACCAGCTGGGTAGTATTGCTCGTGTTGTTGCTCACGCTCGTGGGTACGGGCGGACTGGTCGCGATATTCGCCGCATTTTCGCTCGCGCACCAAAGCGAAACTCCGAGTCCGGCTTCGACTAGCCCATGGACCGCATATGTTCGCCATTGCTGCTCCAAATCCCCGGAGTTTGGAGGCGGCGATTGCTCCCGCGTGGGCGCACTGCTCGGCTCTGGCGACCGCTGGTGGCTCCGCTATCAATGGGCCCAGGATGCTGGGCGGTC
This portion of the Polyangiaceae bacterium genome encodes:
- a CDS encoding serine/threonine protein kinase; protein product: MLQPGLVVGPFELISPLGSGGQGSVWLARDRTSGAERALKILDLSRASNTARERAQREADQLVLLHHPAIVECFLLIIEPRLQLLALVLEHVRGRSLADHAADPRLTLARRLDVLKRVAEALAHAHASGVVHRDVKPQNILVADEFFVQPDRPDAVRLVDFGIAVSTGNPDPLTRADRTIGTPAYLAPEQLDPRTWGEYADAPSLDVFAWGVTAWELLVGGHPTGLGEDATQLDFVDAYRRAKQGAGALTLPITPWTKLVAPALALDPRDRLREGATLCRLIAQISSPARSTTEESPESAPALPGRNQAVRGGASHASTTAGVANVGQRLQARPRGTSWVVLLVLLLTLVGTGGLVAIFAAFSLAHQSETPSPASTSPWTAYVRHCCSKSPEFGGGDCSRVGALLGSGDRWWLRYQWAQDAGRSALQKSHPQAEVCAQPAGRDPVCWPAKPEIPATPVEVTTDELTSGSFQIWVRDRGQVLDRLSTRYPGGLSTGVLCVGLRSTKGTMNNVGVVVFSVEPVGENLSKYRGF